One window from the genome of Actinoplanes teichomyceticus ATCC 31121 encodes:
- a CDS encoding DUF6461 domain-containing protein — MGDEAAEYYDRMLVDAEWSEAFCLTFVRGLDDAALITAFGGDPAALMSQAQLAQTLDGFRYGAEPATLVVAALGDWRVGIEVNGCQGNRPEVLRRAAAAGDGVAASVFRDVTGRSEFTYVSGDRVRVVLDHLRPQRRSGEDPGLFDEHVADLPFGYADDIIPEAAGLALVERITGVRLPADLMERDLPGVLLTLVPDDLVPEGGRGLAALEHPFVRRMLAAPTMENLPAMAAFRARLIAEDAGLAGEPVIRELLAALDAAREPGPHLRPRLRELHERLAGDLQAMNAVQDIAAAAFPGDDPAERFATAYAVQDSDRSLQAVVLRRCALRAIGEVRRPAPAPVPPPAATAVPAPEAHLRYPVLARQFAGWTPEKQRAVSRWLARRAFEVAGLDTLEWARPALEALDRGDPLPFPDRRAVFRLISAAALVTAATGLPLDQIGDRLSERQRAELRERIDRAPMAVITIFNTTDPDPARALADTFTTALATFDSLAEDLVNELRARFG, encoded by the coding sequence GTGGGTGACGAGGCGGCGGAGTACTACGACCGGATGCTGGTGGACGCGGAGTGGAGCGAGGCGTTCTGCCTCACCTTCGTCCGGGGCCTCGACGACGCCGCGCTGATCACCGCGTTCGGCGGCGACCCGGCGGCGCTGATGTCGCAGGCGCAGCTCGCCCAGACACTCGACGGTTTCCGGTACGGCGCGGAGCCCGCCACCCTGGTCGTCGCCGCGCTCGGCGACTGGCGGGTGGGCATCGAGGTCAACGGATGCCAGGGCAACCGCCCGGAGGTGCTGCGCCGGGCGGCCGCGGCCGGCGACGGGGTGGCGGCCAGCGTGTTCCGCGACGTCACCGGGCGCAGCGAGTTCACCTACGTCAGCGGCGACCGGGTCCGGGTGGTGCTCGACCACCTGCGCCCGCAGCGGCGTTCCGGCGAGGACCCCGGCCTCTTCGACGAGCACGTGGCGGACCTGCCGTTCGGCTATGCCGACGACATCATCCCGGAGGCCGCCGGGCTGGCCCTGGTCGAGCGGATCACCGGCGTCCGGCTGCCGGCCGACCTGATGGAGCGGGATCTGCCCGGCGTGCTGCTGACGCTCGTGCCGGACGATCTCGTGCCGGAGGGCGGGCGCGGCCTGGCCGCGCTGGAGCACCCGTTCGTGCGGCGGATGCTGGCCGCCCCGACCATGGAGAACCTGCCGGCGATGGCGGCGTTCCGGGCCCGGCTGATCGCCGAGGACGCCGGGCTGGCCGGCGAGCCGGTGATCCGCGAACTGCTGGCCGCCCTGGACGCCGCCCGGGAGCCCGGCCCACACCTGCGCCCGCGCCTGCGTGAGCTGCACGAGCGGCTCGCCGGGGACCTGCAGGCGATGAACGCGGTGCAGGACATCGCGGCCGCGGCGTTTCCCGGCGACGATCCGGCGGAGCGGTTCGCGACCGCGTACGCCGTGCAGGACAGCGACCGCAGCCTGCAGGCGGTCGTGCTGCGGCGATGCGCGTTGCGCGCGATCGGCGAGGTCCGCCGGCCGGCGCCCGCGCCGGTCCCGCCGCCGGCCGCGACGGCCGTCCCGGCGCCGGAAGCCCACCTGCGCTACCCGGTGCTGGCCCGCCAGTTCGCCGGCTGGACGCCGGAGAAGCAGCGGGCCGTGAGCCGCTGGTTGGCCCGCCGGGCGTTCGAGGTGGCCGGGCTGGACACGCTGGAGTGGGCCCGTCCGGCGCTGGAGGCGCTCGATCGCGGCGACCCGCTGCCGTTCCCGGACCGGCGCGCGGTGTTCCGGCTGATCTCCGCGGCCGCCCTGGTGACCGCGGCCACCGGCCTGCCGCTGGACCAGATCGGCGACCGGCTGTCCGAACGGCAGCGCGCCGAACTGCGCGAGCGCATCGATCGGGCGCCGATGGCGGTGATCACCATCTTCAACACCACCGACCCGGATCCGGCCCGGGCCCTGGCCGACACGTTCACCACCGCCCTGGCCACCTTCGACAGTCTCGCCGAGGACCTGGTGAATGAGCTGCGCGCCCGCTTCGGCTGA
- a CDS encoding SAM-dependent methyltransferase codes for MADRRHALDRIDTTVAHPARRYNYLLGGKDNFAADRASAEAIERAMPTIRLAARENREFLQRAVTFLARQGIRQFLDIGTGIPSADNTHEVAQRIDPAARIVYVDNDPIVLAHARALLTSTPQGTTAYIDADLREPRGILDDAEVRATLDFTRPIAVMLVAVLHFVRDDEDPQGVVDTIVDALPPGSYVVASHSTWEYLSAEAIEKLEAANGDGRFRARTGEQLGHLFRRLELLEPGVQSVARWWPEEASQPRPAIEDVAFNAIVGRVR; via the coding sequence GTGGCTGACCGGCGGCACGCACTGGACCGGATCGACACCACGGTGGCGCACCCCGCCCGGCGCTACAACTATCTGCTCGGCGGGAAGGACAACTTCGCCGCCGACCGGGCGTCGGCCGAGGCGATCGAGCGGGCCATGCCGACCATCCGGCTGGCCGCGAGGGAGAACCGCGAGTTCCTGCAACGCGCGGTGACGTTTCTGGCGCGGCAGGGCATCCGGCAGTTCCTGGACATCGGCACCGGCATCCCGTCGGCCGACAACACCCACGAGGTGGCCCAGCGGATCGACCCGGCCGCCCGGATCGTGTACGTCGACAACGACCCGATCGTGCTGGCCCACGCCCGGGCGCTGCTGACCAGCACCCCGCAGGGGACGACCGCCTACATCGACGCGGACCTGCGCGAGCCGCGCGGCATCCTGGACGACGCCGAGGTGCGCGCGACCCTCGACTTCACCCGGCCGATCGCGGTGATGCTGGTGGCGGTGCTGCACTTCGTCCGCGACGACGAGGACCCGCAGGGCGTGGTCGACACGATCGTCGACGCGTTGCCGCCGGGCAGCTACGTGGTCGCCTCGCACTCGACCTGGGAGTACCTCTCGGCCGAGGCGATCGAGAAGCTGGAGGCGGCCAACGGCGACGGGCGGTTCCGGGCGCGTACCGGCGAGCAGCTCGGGCATCTGTTCCGCCGGCTGGAGCTGCTGGAGCCGGGCGTGCAGTCGGTGGCCCGGTGGTGGCCGGAGGAGGCCTCCCAGCCCCGGCCGGCGATCGAGGACGTGGCGTTCAACGCGATCGTCGGCCGGGTGCGGTGA
- a CDS encoding putative bifunctional diguanylate cyclase/phosphodiesterase encodes MVNRSAIARHARGAGLVAGLLVLVLSVFTSVLAARDKQVSAQDHALGLALEQQVAAVKNYFAQSRAIAEVLADSPVFIDFFQAPGTTAEKIAAGGPLLERVNDALAYLEQLYPDRIGEVCFVDRDGVQIARIDDGLPVPPAQLRDTEYRSSYFAPTLALGPERVYQTRAYESPDTHTAVIANSIVVSAAGHTGIVHFETALDSFRIEATGGRAASIIDTGTGRVLVDSRTATSTDGNDDRSFIPLTVGGALSGVATLGDRRVAFQRLPEATNNANDWYVAVSAPAYGLGWTGGLSVGSLALLAAALLTILVSGLSWRGHMRSVRRAATHDALTGLPNRALFTERTGAALRGGRPAAALIVNLQGFRNVNDVLGHRHGDLLLIQVAQRLSQVAPAGATVARIGADDFAVLLPGENEDSARAVADRLLAALHHTFLIDDFQLDVEANAGLAAAPGHGADAETLLRHADAALHLAREQASTVQQYDPAHDTNAAHRLELLGELRRAIGADDQLTLHYQPKIDLAGGRVTGVEALIRWQHPRLGRVAPDAFIPMAESTSLIRPLTAHVLDLAVRQAKAWADQGTPIPVAVNLSTRCLLDAGFADQVFDLLHRVGLPVSLLKLEITESMVMTDPDRALAVLRTLRSAGVSLSIDDFGTGHSSMTYLQRFPVDELKIDKSFVQAMANSHGDAVLVRTAITLGHNLGLSVVAEGVEDDAAVAALRALGCDVAQGYHYARPMPAEEFDRWLIDYSSRSYTARHAAATPVGRAATPVGATATPIGPAATAVGATATPIGPAATAVGATATPVGPAATAVGATATPVGA; translated from the coding sequence ATGGTCAACCGGTCGGCGATAGCCCGCCATGCGCGCGGCGCCGGGTTGGTCGCCGGACTCCTGGTGCTGGTGCTCAGCGTGTTCACCAGTGTGCTGGCGGCCCGGGACAAACAGGTCTCGGCACAGGACCACGCCCTCGGCCTCGCCCTGGAACAGCAGGTCGCGGCGGTGAAGAACTACTTCGCCCAGTCCCGCGCCATCGCCGAGGTACTCGCCGACAGCCCGGTCTTCATCGACTTCTTCCAGGCGCCGGGCACCACCGCGGAGAAGATCGCCGCCGGGGGTCCGCTGCTGGAGCGGGTCAATGACGCCCTGGCGTACCTGGAGCAGCTGTATCCGGACCGGATCGGCGAGGTGTGCTTCGTCGACCGCGACGGCGTGCAGATCGCCCGGATCGACGACGGCCTGCCGGTCCCGCCGGCACAGCTGCGCGACACCGAGTACCGCAGCTCCTACTTCGCCCCGACGCTGGCGCTCGGCCCGGAGCGCGTCTACCAGACCCGGGCGTACGAGTCGCCGGACACCCACACCGCGGTCATCGCCAACTCGATCGTCGTGTCGGCGGCCGGGCACACCGGCATCGTGCACTTCGAGACCGCGCTGGACAGCTTCCGGATCGAGGCGACCGGCGGCCGGGCGGCGTCGATCATCGACACCGGCACGGGCCGGGTGCTGGTCGACTCCCGGACGGCGACGAGCACCGACGGCAACGACGACCGCAGCTTCATCCCGCTGACGGTGGGCGGCGCGCTGAGCGGGGTGGCGACGCTCGGCGATCGGCGGGTGGCGTTCCAGCGCCTGCCGGAGGCCACCAACAACGCCAACGACTGGTACGTCGCGGTGTCCGCCCCCGCCTACGGCCTCGGCTGGACCGGGGGGCTGAGCGTCGGCTCGCTGGCGCTGCTGGCCGCCGCCCTGCTGACCATCCTGGTGTCCGGGTTGAGCTGGCGCGGGCACATGCGCTCGGTGCGCCGGGCGGCGACCCACGACGCGCTCACCGGCCTGCCGAACCGGGCACTGTTCACCGAGCGTACCGGGGCCGCCCTGCGCGGCGGCCGGCCCGCCGCCGCGCTGATCGTCAACCTGCAGGGGTTCCGGAACGTCAACGACGTGCTCGGGCACCGCCACGGCGACCTGCTGCTGATCCAGGTCGCGCAGCGGCTGTCGCAGGTCGCGCCGGCCGGCGCCACGGTCGCCCGGATCGGCGCCGACGACTTCGCCGTGCTGCTGCCCGGCGAGAACGAGGACAGCGCCCGCGCCGTGGCCGACCGGCTGCTGGCCGCACTGCACCACACCTTCCTGATCGACGACTTCCAGCTGGACGTGGAGGCCAACGCCGGCCTGGCGGCCGCTCCCGGCCACGGCGCCGACGCCGAGACCCTGCTGCGGCACGCCGACGCCGCCCTGCACCTGGCCCGGGAGCAGGCCAGCACGGTGCAGCAGTACGACCCGGCGCACGACACCAACGCCGCCCACCGGCTGGAGCTGCTCGGCGAGCTGCGGCGCGCGATCGGCGCCGACGATCAGCTGACCCTGCACTACCAGCCGAAGATCGACCTGGCCGGCGGCCGGGTGACCGGGGTCGAGGCGCTGATCCGCTGGCAGCATCCGCGGCTGGGCCGGGTGGCGCCGGACGCGTTCATCCCGATGGCCGAGTCGACCAGCCTGATCCGCCCGCTGACCGCGCACGTGCTGGACCTCGCGGTACGTCAGGCCAAGGCGTGGGCGGACCAGGGCACCCCGATCCCGGTCGCGGTCAACCTGTCCACCCGGTGCCTGCTCGACGCGGGCTTCGCCGACCAGGTGTTCGACCTGCTGCACCGGGTCGGCCTGCCGGTCTCGCTGCTCAAGCTGGAGATCACCGAGAGCATGGTGATGACCGACCCGGACCGGGCCCTGGCCGTGCTGCGCACCCTGCGGTCGGCCGGCGTCAGCCTGTCCATCGACGACTTCGGCACCGGGCACTCGTCGATGACGTACCTGCAGCGTTTCCCGGTCGACGAATTGAAGATCGACAAGTCGTTCGTGCAGGCGATGGCGAACAGCCACGGCGACGCGGTGCTGGTACGTACCGCGATCACGCTCGGGCACAACCTGGGCCTGTCGGTGGTCGCCGAGGGCGTCGAGGACGACGCCGCGGTCGCCGCGCTGCGGGCCCTCGGCTGCGACGTGGCGCAGGGCTACCACTACGCGCGGCCGATGCCGGCCGAGGAGTTCGACCGGTGGCTGATCGACTACTCCAGCCGGTCGTACACGGCCCGGCACGCGGCGGCCACGCCGGTCGGCCGGGCGGCCACGCCGGTCGGCGCGACGGCCACGCCGATCGGTCCAGCGGCCACGGCGGTCGGCGCGACGGCCACGCCGATCGGTCCAGCGGCCACGGCCGTCGGCGCGACGGCCACGCCGGTCGGTCCGGCGGCCACGGCCGTCGGCGCGACAGCCACGCCGGTCGGCGCCTGA
- a CDS encoding ATP-binding protein, giving the protein MKIAFTGKGGSGKSTLAALFVGYLRTTGHRVLAIDADVNVHLAPLLGVTADRRAALSHPDNAAAVRRHLLGANTLVGGVERFVATTPPGPGSRLVTLDAADPVLAGHGVALDERTHVMHVGTYEPEDIGGGCYHGHLAILENLLSHLRPAPGDWVVCDMVAGTDAFANSLHAQFDAIVVVVEPTPESVTVARRYRELATAAGVADLLVTVGNKVVDETDADYLRRELRAEPLAVVPAQAGLRRARQAGRCPLPEDLDDVTALRAIAGHVRPVEATRRATRLRELHLKLAGKDWVRSAYGDVTGQVV; this is encoded by the coding sequence ATGAAAATCGCTTTCACCGGCAAGGGCGGCAGTGGCAAGAGCACCCTGGCCGCGCTGTTCGTCGGATACCTGCGGACCACCGGCCACCGGGTGCTGGCCATCGACGCCGACGTCAACGTGCACCTCGCACCGCTGCTCGGAGTGACCGCCGACCGGCGTGCGGCGCTGTCGCACCCGGACAACGCGGCCGCCGTGCGCCGCCACCTGCTGGGCGCGAACACGCTGGTCGGCGGGGTCGAGCGGTTCGTCGCCACCACCCCGCCCGGGCCCGGTTCCCGGCTGGTCACCCTGGACGCCGCCGACCCGGTGCTGGCCGGCCACGGGGTGGCGCTCGACGAGCGTACCCACGTGATGCACGTCGGCACCTACGAGCCGGAGGACATCGGCGGCGGCTGCTACCACGGCCACCTGGCCATCCTGGAGAACCTGCTGTCACATCTGCGCCCGGCGCCCGGCGACTGGGTGGTCTGCGACATGGTGGCCGGCACCGACGCGTTCGCCAACTCGCTGCACGCCCAGTTCGACGCGATCGTCGTGGTGGTCGAGCCCACCCCGGAGTCGGTCACCGTGGCCCGCCGTTACCGCGAACTGGCCACCGCGGCCGGGGTCGCGGACCTGCTGGTCACGGTCGGCAACAAGGTCGTCGACGAGACCGACGCCGACTACCTGCGCCGGGAGCTGCGCGCCGAGCCGCTGGCCGTGGTGCCGGCGCAGGCCGGTCTGCGCCGGGCGCGGCAGGCCGGGCGCTGCCCGCTGCCGGAGGACCTCGACGACGTGACCGCGCTGCGGGCCATCGCCGGGCACGTACGTCCGGTGGAGGCGACCCGGCGCGCCACCCGCCTGCGGGAGCTGCACCTCAAGCTGGCCGGGAAGGACTGGGTGCGCAGCGCGTACGGCGACGTCACCGGCCAGGTCGTCTGA
- a CDS encoding GyrI-like domain-containing protein → MTPVDRAEVLVAGYALRTTTNAAEADPATAGLPGLWRRALDPDAFTRVTGRLDDRMYAVLTDYESDHRGAYTQVVGVAVGDPGGAGGLTVVRVPAARCLLRTVRGPMPRALITAWQDIWRHTDAGAEPARAFTTDLEVHHAGGADIYLAVH, encoded by the coding sequence GTGACACCTGTCGACCGGGCCGAGGTGCTCGTCGCCGGATATGCCCTGCGCACCACCACCAACGCCGCCGAGGCCGATCCGGCGACCGCCGGACTGCCCGGCCTGTGGCGGCGGGCCCTCGACCCGGACGCCTTCACCCGGGTCACGGGCCGCCTCGACGACCGGATGTACGCGGTGCTCACCGACTACGAGTCGGATCACCGCGGCGCGTACACACAGGTCGTCGGTGTCGCGGTCGGCGACCCGGGCGGCGCCGGCGGGCTGACCGTGGTGCGGGTGCCGGCCGCGCGCTGCCTGCTGCGGACCGTGCGTGGCCCGATGCCGCGGGCTCTGATCACCGCCTGGCAGGACATCTGGCGGCACACCGACGCCGGCGCCGAGCCGGCCCGGGCGTTCACCACCGATCTGGAGGTGCACCACGCCGGTGGCGCCGACATCTACCTGGCGGTCCACTGA
- a CDS encoding RrF2 family transcriptional regulator, with the protein MRSGRLPQGVEWAVHACLVLALLRPDEQLPAQRLAELFDLPPAYLAKVMQDLAVAGVVVSASGRHGGYRLAAAPGELTVGRVVRATGLAEALFVCTEIRGRGPCAATPEQCRTPCAVATVMRRAEMAYLEVLDAVSLADLPVPGGRAAAEQWLTAHVHRVKERS; encoded by the coding sequence ATGAGATCGGGCCGGTTGCCGCAGGGCGTGGAGTGGGCGGTGCACGCCTGTCTGGTCCTGGCCCTGCTGCGGCCCGACGAGCAGCTGCCGGCGCAGCGGCTGGCCGAGCTGTTCGACCTGCCCCCGGCCTATCTGGCCAAGGTAATGCAGGACCTCGCCGTCGCCGGGGTGGTCGTCTCGGCGTCCGGCCGGCACGGTGGCTACCGGCTCGCCGCGGCGCCGGGCGAGCTCACGGTCGGCCGGGTGGTGCGCGCCACCGGGCTGGCCGAGGCGCTGTTCGTCTGCACCGAGATTCGCGGGCGCGGCCCGTGCGCCGCCACCCCCGAGCAGTGCCGGACGCCCTGTGCCGTCGCGACGGTCATGCGCCGCGCCGAGATGGCGTACCTCGAAGTGCTCGACGCCGTCAGCCTCGCCGACCTGCCCGTGCCGGGCGGCCGCGCCGCCGCCGAGCAGTGGCTGACCGCGCACGTCCATCGCGTCAAGGAGAGATCGTGA
- a CDS encoding enoyl-CoA hydratase/isomerase family protein, with product MSVVVTRVTGHLARITLNRPQAINALTAEMVAIMRRALAGWASDDRVRTVLITGAGERGLCAGGDIRAIHADAVSGGTAALDFFADEYRLNATIAAYPKPVVAFMDGLVMGGGIGVSAHASIRVVTERSRLAMPEVGIGMHPDVGGSWLLAHAPGELGTHLALTGTPVGAADAIAAGLADHHVASADLPRLAAALSERDAAEAVAAFAGAATPGEFATARAWIDDCYRGDSVRDIVARLAGHPEPGAQAAAKEIATRSPTALTVTLRSLRSAATLPDLGAALDQEYRLSAAMLRLPDLAEGIRAQIIDKDRRPRWRPATLAAVPGELVDACFAPLADAPDLRG from the coding sequence ATGAGTGTCGTAGTCACCCGGGTCACCGGGCATCTCGCCCGGATCACCCTGAACCGGCCGCAGGCCATCAACGCGCTCACCGCCGAGATGGTCGCGATCATGCGGCGGGCGCTCGCCGGGTGGGCGTCCGACGACCGGGTGCGCACCGTGCTGATCACCGGGGCGGGCGAGCGCGGCCTGTGCGCCGGCGGCGACATCCGGGCGATCCACGCGGACGCGGTCTCCGGCGGGACCGCGGCACTGGACTTCTTCGCCGACGAGTACCGGTTGAACGCGACTATCGCGGCGTACCCGAAACCGGTCGTCGCTTTCATGGACGGCCTGGTGATGGGCGGCGGGATCGGCGTCTCCGCGCACGCCTCGATCCGCGTGGTGACCGAACGCTCCCGGCTGGCGATGCCCGAGGTCGGCATCGGCATGCACCCGGACGTCGGCGGCTCCTGGCTGCTCGCGCACGCGCCCGGCGAGCTGGGCACGCACCTCGCGCTGACCGGCACGCCGGTCGGCGCCGCCGACGCCATCGCCGCCGGCCTCGCCGACCACCACGTCGCGTCCGCGGACCTGCCGCGGCTGGCCGCCGCGCTGAGTGAGCGGGACGCCGCCGAGGCGGTCGCCGCGTTCGCCGGCGCCGCCACGCCGGGCGAGTTCGCCACCGCCCGCGCCTGGATCGACGACTGCTACCGCGGCGACTCGGTACGCGACATCGTGGCTCGCCTGGCCGGGCACCCGGAGCCGGGCGCGCAGGCGGCCGCCAAGGAGATCGCCACCCGCTCGCCCACCGCGCTGACCGTCACCCTGCGCTCGCTGCGCAGCGCCGCGACCCTGCCGGACCTGGGCGCCGCACTGGACCAGGAGTACCGGCTGTCGGCCGCGATGCTGCGGCTGCCCGACCTCGCCGAGGGCATCCGCGCCCAGATCATCGACAAGGACCGGCGGCCCCGCTGGCGGCCGGCGACGCTCGCCGCGGTGCCCGGCGAGCTCGTCGACGCCTGCTTCGCCCCGCTCGCCGACGCCCCCGACCTGCGCGGGTAG
- a CDS encoding universal stress protein has product MGDHRTVVAGVDGATTSSATVGLAVAEAVRRSARLRIVHVWPGRYRGRFRIADAHRGVAEGRRLLALAARHAAGLDPTLVIETELRAGVAAEALADSSRDAGLLVIGHRDGQLSRSDWGSTARGLAQACACPLLVHRGRTGMRGPIVVGVSGRDTEPALGYAFVQAALAGADLVAVRAWHRSPSRRDERPFPVGGDAGERRAVTESLAAALVVWSCRLPQVTVEPLVVPEVEVPYTLARASRRGRLLVAGTGGRGELTELIRGPAGQPGSHDRLCPVLLVPPQWPVELAAAPGLGTLPARSPAM; this is encoded by the coding sequence ATGGGAGATCACCGCACGGTCGTGGCCGGTGTCGACGGCGCCACGACGAGCTCGGCAACCGTCGGCCTGGCCGTGGCCGAAGCGGTCCGCCGCTCGGCCCGGCTACGGATAGTGCACGTCTGGCCCGGCCGCTACCGGGGCCGGTTCCGGATCGCGGACGCGCACCGCGGCGTCGCGGAGGGCCGGCGCCTGCTGGCGCTCGCCGCCCGGCACGCCGCCGGCCTGGACCCCACCCTGGTCATCGAGACCGAGCTGCGCGCCGGCGTCGCCGCCGAGGCGCTCGCGGACTCGTCCCGGGACGCCGGGCTGCTCGTGATCGGGCACCGGGACGGGCAGTTGAGCCGCTCGGACTGGGGTTCGACGGCACGCGGGCTGGCCCAGGCGTGCGCCTGCCCGCTGCTGGTCCACCGGGGACGTACGGGGATGCGCGGCCCGATCGTCGTGGGCGTCTCCGGCCGCGACACCGAGCCCGCGCTGGGCTACGCGTTCGTGCAGGCCGCGCTGGCCGGGGCGGATCTCGTCGCGGTGCGCGCCTGGCACCGGTCGCCGTCCCGGCGCGACGAGCGGCCGTTCCCGGTCGGTGGCGACGCCGGGGAACGGCGGGCGGTGACCGAGTCGCTGGCGGCCGCGCTGGTCGTGTGGTCCTGCCGGCTGCCACAGGTCACCGTCGAGCCGCTGGTGGTGCCGGAGGTCGAGGTGCCGTACACGCTGGCCCGCGCGTCGCGGCGGGGGCGGCTGCTGGTGGCCGGGACCGGCGGGCGCGGCGAGCTGACCGAGCTGATCCGGGGCCCGGCCGGGCAGCCGGGCAGCCACGACCGGCTCTGCCCGGTGCTGCTGGTGCCGCCGCAGTGGCCGGTCGAGCTGGCCGCCGCCCCGGGCCTGGGAACGCTACCGGCGCGGAGCCCGGCGATGTGA
- a CDS encoding arabinan endo-1,5-alpha-L-arabinosidase, producing MRHRFRALLLVTVTGLATITAGTVGVPGAGAATYPDPGVVTGSTGAHDPTMVKKPGGGYLLAATGDGITLKTSADRTRFTDAGRAFPNGTAWADEYTGGSANLWAPDISYHGGKYLMYYAASSFGSSKSAIFLAGSTSGAAGTWTDYGKVIESTATSGWNAIDPNLTVTPSGEWWLSFGSFWSGLKMVKLNPSTGKRADRTIHNIAERFDNSKSVEAPFVFRHGGYYYLFMAFDFCCRGASSTYRVMVARSTTITGPYRDRAGTLTTAGGGTEILASHGAIHGPGHPAVFTDSDADVLVYHYYTSAGDARLGINLLGWDSSGWPYVY from the coding sequence ATGCGACACCGCTTCCGTGCCCTGCTGCTCGTCACCGTCACCGGCCTCGCCACCATCACCGCCGGCACGGTCGGCGTCCCCGGCGCCGGCGCCGCGACGTACCCCGACCCGGGGGTGGTGACCGGCTCGACCGGCGCGCACGACCCGACGATGGTGAAGAAGCCCGGCGGTGGCTACCTGCTGGCCGCCACCGGCGACGGCATCACGCTGAAGACCTCGGCCGACCGGACCCGGTTCACCGACGCCGGCCGGGCGTTCCCGAACGGCACGGCCTGGGCCGACGAGTACACCGGCGGCAGCGCGAACCTGTGGGCGCCGGACATCTCCTACCACGGCGGGAAGTACCTGATGTACTACGCCGCGTCCAGCTTCGGCTCCAGCAAGTCGGCGATCTTCCTGGCCGGCTCCACCAGCGGCGCGGCCGGGACCTGGACCGACTACGGCAAGGTGATCGAGTCGACGGCCACCAGCGGCTGGAACGCGATCGACCCGAACCTGACGGTCACCCCGTCCGGCGAGTGGTGGCTGAGCTTCGGGTCGTTCTGGTCCGGCCTCAAGATGGTCAAGCTGAACCCGTCGACCGGCAAACGCGCCGACCGCACCATCCACAACATCGCCGAGCGCTTCGACAACAGCAAGTCCGTCGAGGCCCCGTTCGTCTTCCGGCACGGCGGGTACTACTACCTGTTCATGGCGTTCGACTTCTGCTGCCGGGGCGCGTCGAGCACCTACCGCGTCATGGTGGCCCGGTCGACGACGATCACCGGGCCGTACCGGGACCGGGCCGGCACGCTCACCACGGCCGGCGGCGGCACCGAGATCCTGGCCTCGCACGGCGCCATCCACGGCCCGGGGCACCCCGCGGTGTTCACCGACAGCGACGCCGACGTGCTGGTCTACCACTACTACACGTCCGCGGGCGACGCCCGGCTCGGCATCAACCTGCTCGGCTGGGACTCCTCCGGCTGGCCGTACGTCTACTGA
- a CDS encoding histidine phosphatase family protein, with protein MARLLLVRHGQASFGADDYDALSALGHEQARTLGRVLAARGVRPTLVLRGTMRRHQETLAGLLDGLGAPAPAEVDAGWDEFDFQHVVEIHRPLYRDRAAMMAELHVRERPEQAFQEVFDAATARWSSGAHDAEYAESFGSFRARVAISLRSARDRLREHRDIVAVSSGGPIAMASALLTAGPDAPAATLATLWAALNRVSVNTGVTKIISGRSGLSLSTFNEHTHVEREPRLLTYR; from the coding sequence ATGGCCCGTCTCCTGCTGGTCCGGCACGGTCAGGCGTCCTTCGGCGCCGACGACTACGACGCGCTCTCCGCGCTCGGTCACGAGCAGGCGCGCACGCTCGGGCGCGTGCTCGCCGCCCGGGGCGTCCGGCCCACCCTGGTGCTGCGCGGCACCATGCGGCGGCATCAGGAGACCCTGGCCGGGCTGCTCGACGGCCTCGGCGCCCCGGCTCCGGCCGAGGTGGACGCGGGCTGGGACGAGTTCGACTTCCAGCACGTCGTGGAGATCCACCGGCCGCTCTACCGCGACCGCGCCGCCATGATGGCCGAGCTCCACGTCCGCGAGCGCCCCGAGCAGGCGTTCCAGGAGGTCTTCGACGCGGCCACGGCCCGCTGGTCGTCCGGCGCCCACGACGCGGAGTACGCCGAGTCGTTCGGCTCGTTCCGGGCGCGGGTCGCCATCAGCCTGCGGTCGGCCCGCGACCGGTTGCGCGAGCACCGCGACATCGTCGCGGTCAGCTCCGGCGGCCCGATCGCGATGGCGTCCGCGCTGCTCACCGCCGGGCCGGACGCGCCCGCCGCGACCCTGGCGACGCTGTGGGCGGCGCTGAACCGGGTCTCCGTCAACACCGGCGTCACCAAAATCATCTCCGGCCGCAGCGGGCTGTCGCTGTCGACCTTCAACGAGCACACCCACGTCGAGCGCGAGCCGCGGCTGCTCACCTACCGGTGA